A DNA window from Dehalococcoidia bacterium contains the following coding sequences:
- a CDS encoding trypsin-like peptidase domain-containing protein — MIMTRRILAVFLVLALICTLIACDDESSEKTSAPTDTGIIETQTPSPTPSPEPSVTPSSSSADHYSVTQLSEDIANIVEKVKPAVVFISVEVETKDFFGRTVTKSASGSGAVVSSDGYILTNNHVVEDARNIEVSFPDRSETFEAEIIGTDTLTDLAVIKIEGGDFPTASFGDASRLRPGNLVITIGNPLGLVGGPTITLGIVSNTERSFAFGDSTYYDLIQTDAAINPGNSGGPLINVNGGIVGVNAVLESGAQNIGFAISANTAKPVYEALVAEPHRVVRPALGAGLLTVTPSLATSEELSRQSGVIITSIIADGAAEKAGLKVDDIIIRFDGKEAIEATQLVKQLWWFHKVGDKIAITYWRDGHQEDIVVELEERTW; from the coding sequence ATGATTATGACCCGGCGTATTCTGGCTGTCTTTCTCGTATTGGCGCTGATTTGCACCCTCATAGCTTGCGATGATGAGTCTTCGGAGAAGACCAGTGCTCCGACGGATACCGGAATCATTGAGACTCAGACACCTTCCCCGACTCCTTCGCCGGAACCTTCAGTGACACCTTCGTCATCTTCGGCAGATCATTACTCCGTGACACAACTATCAGAGGATATCGCCAATATTGTAGAGAAGGTCAAACCGGCGGTGGTATTCATCTCAGTAGAGGTCGAAACTAAGGATTTCTTCGGTCGGACAGTAACGAAATCCGCATCAGGCTCAGGCGCTGTCGTCAGTTCCGACGGTTATATCCTGACAAATAATCATGTAGTGGAAGATGCCCGCAACATTGAGGTAAGCTTTCCCGATCGTTCAGAAACATTCGAGGCGGAAATCATCGGTACTGACACCTTGACTGATTTGGCCGTCATCAAAATCGAGGGGGGCGATTTTCCTACCGCCTCATTCGGTGACGCTTCCAGATTGCGCCCCGGAAATCTGGTCATTACCATCGGCAATCCGCTCGGACTGGTTGGCGGACCTACCATTACACTGGGGATCGTCAGCAACACCGAGCGTTCGTTTGCTTTCGGGGATTCCACTTACTACGACTTGATTCAAACAGACGCCGCAATCAATCCGGGCAACAGCGGAGGACCGCTCATCAACGTGAACGGGGGGATCGTAGGCGTCAATGCCGTTCTGGAATCAGGCGCTCAGAATATTGGATTCGCGATCAGCGCCAATACGGCAAAGCCAGTGTATGAAGCATTGGTGGCCGAACCGCACCGGGTAGTCCGGCCCGCACTGGGAGCAGGTTTGCTGACAGTAACGCCGTCCCTGGCAACCAGCGAAGAGCTTTCCAGACAATCCGGAGTAATTATCACCAGCATTATAGCTGACGGCGCCGCGGAGAAAGCGGGCCTAAAGGTCGACGATATCATCATCCGTTTCGATGGCAAGGAAGCTATTGAAGCAACCCAACTGGTCAAACAATTATGGTGGTTCCACAAGGTGGGGGACAAGATTGCCATCACCTACTGGCGAGACGGACATCAAGAAGATATCGTTGTGGAACTGGAGGAAAGGACATGGTAG
- the yedE gene encoding YedE family putative selenium transporter: MFMVLTRWFTSKWLIIIGGLIFGVLGSLLVEWGNPANMGICAACFLRDITGALGLHRAGAVQYIRPEIIGFVLGAFGSAFIFREFRSRGGSAPMIRFILGAFVMIGALVFLGCPIRALLRLAGGDLNGITALAGIVFGVLIGIFFLKRGFNLGRSFKMGSMAGWIMPAAMIGLLLLAIITPSYIFETAKGGGPGALHAALGVSLVVGIAVGVMAQRTRFCTVGGWRDLFLMRDTYLFSGIAAFFIGALVTNAIIGNVTWGFEDQPIAHTDHLWNFFSMTLVGLAATLLGGCPLRQMILSGEGDTDAGMTVLGLIVGAAFAHNFLLTSSAAGPSDFGPIAVIVGLGFCATVGLTMRDRV, from the coding sequence ATATTCATGGTTCTAACTCGATGGTTTACGTCGAAATGGCTGATCATCATCGGAGGCCTGATCTTTGGCGTGCTGGGCTCTCTGCTCGTTGAGTGGGGCAATCCGGCCAACATGGGCATTTGCGCCGCCTGTTTCCTTCGAGATATCACCGGCGCCCTCGGACTTCACCGTGCCGGGGCAGTTCAATACATCCGTCCGGAAATCATCGGCTTTGTTCTTGGGGCATTTGGCTCCGCCTTCATCTTCCGGGAGTTCCGCTCCCGAGGCGGCTCCGCACCGATGATTCGCTTCATACTTGGCGCCTTCGTTATGATAGGGGCGCTGGTTTTCCTCGGCTGTCCCATTCGGGCGCTCCTGCGCCTGGCAGGTGGAGATCTCAACGGGATCACTGCGCTGGCAGGGATTGTCTTCGGGGTGTTGATCGGCATCTTCTTTTTGAAGAGAGGGTTCAACCTCGGCCGCTCTTTCAAAATGGGGAGCATGGCTGGATGGATCATGCCGGCGGCGATGATAGGTTTACTACTCCTGGCGATAATAACTCCCAGCTACATATTTGAAACTGCCAAGGGAGGGGGCCCCGGAGCGCTTCATGCCGCCCTAGGGGTCTCGCTGGTGGTCGGGATTGCAGTGGGAGTGATGGCACAGCGAACTCGATTCTGCACAGTCGGCGGCTGGCGAGACTTGTTCCTCATGCGCGATACCTATCTCTTCAGCGGGATCGCGGCCTTCTTCATCGGCGCATTGGTCACCAATGCGATAATCGGAAATGTAACCTGGGGATTTGAAGATCAACCGATCGCACATACCGATCACCTCTGGAACTTCTTCAGTATGACGCTGGTGGGGCTCGCGGCAACGCTCCTTGGAGGGTGTCCGCTTCGCCAGATGATCCTCTCCGGTGAGGGCGATACCGATGCCGGAATGACCGTCCTCGGCCTGATCGTCGGAGCAGCCTTTGCTCATAACTTCCTGCTGACGAGCAGCGCTGCCGGACCTTCTGACTTCGGCCCGATCGCGGTCATTGTCGGGCTGGGATTCTGTGCCACAGTCGGACTCACTATGAGGGATCGAGTATGA
- a CDS encoding sulfurtransferase TusA family protein, with the protein MIEVDARGLSCPIPVVKTKAALDENPNQPVTVLVDNPVAKENVARLARSKGYTITIEKTADGYKIELNPAS; encoded by the coding sequence ATGATTGAAGTTGACGCGCGGGGCCTTTCCTGCCCTATTCCAGTGGTGAAAACAAAGGCGGCCTTAGATGAAAACCCCAACCAGCCGGTTACTGTCTTGGTCGATAACCCGGTGGCCAAGGAAAACGTGGCCCGTCTGGCCCGGAGCAAGGGATACACAATCACCATTGAAAAAACAGCCGATGGCTACAAGATCGAGCTGAATCCGGCCAGTTGA